From a single Parambassis ranga chromosome 2, fParRan2.1, whole genome shotgun sequence genomic region:
- the msto1 gene encoding protein misato homolog 1 isoform X1, which produces MSSLCREVVTLQLGHYSNFVGTHWWNLQDASLSYDPESPPCEVQSDVVFREGQTLGGHVTYTPRLIAMDLKGSLRTLRQQGSLYESGKDTSAVTWEGSVMMHEESPPVKNSFLEDLDKLDKGEILAEADFSPQPQCLAGSVNVDTVNNHLARIQKSYRLEGSVKVWSDFLRIHLHPRTISVVHPDGVSNRLEAFGQGDSLLQGSVLEELEDKLHFFVEECDYLQGFQVLCDLADGFAGLGSKVTEMLHDSYSGRGILTFGLAPVSHPDSTPVKDLYHLLNCTLGTVHMANHSSFFCPLTLRGGLGRRPSSPSAFPHLCYDPSLWYHSSSVLALALDAITVAYRLRNNSIPMWQMADTLAVSGRKVVTAYGAVPFPMMHGTSLPDALSACADALPWRPLSACPEAGDGRCYGQWATLKGFEGQKLISSLASGTKAPTPLHSLHSGEDILASYIRSFYPSAPLALQLVSAPSKLTPPFPQIFSQSLDAQGFLQSQPPPPGFPPPVVSSLPVMTSLQSGPALDPWLSELHRGASAFDIRRVAPSFLSQGPEVADYQEALEQLRLLAWCYRDDSCGVMRSSSEEDDDD; this is translated from the exons ATGAGCAGCCTCTGCAGAGAAGTCGTCACTCTCCAGCTCGGACATTATTCAAACTTTGTGGGCACTCACTGGTGGAACTTACAG GATGCGTCTTTATCGTATGACCCAGAGTCGCCTCCTTGTGAGGTCCAGAGTGATGTTGTGTTCCGTGAGGGACAGACTTTGGGTGGACACGTCACCTACACACCACGGCTCATTGCCATGGATCTCAAAG GGAGTCTTCGTACGCTGCGGCAGCAGGGAAGTCTGTACGAATCAGGCAAAGACACATCTGCTGTCACGTG GGAAGGAAGTGTCATGATGCACGAAGAAAGTCCTCCTGTAAAGAACTCTTTTCTTGAAGATCTGGACAAGTTGGAT AAGGGGGAGATACTTGCAGAGGCAGATTTTTCcccacagcctcagtgtttag CAGGCTCAGTGAATGTGGACACAGTCAACAATCACCTGGCTCGCATACAGAAGAGCTACCGGCTGGAAGGCAGCGTGAAGGTGTGGTCCGACTTCCTGAGGATCCACCTGCACCCACGGACCATCTCTGTCGTCCACCCGGATGG agtgtccAACCGTCTGGAGGCTTTCGGTCAGGGAGATTCTCTGCTGCAGGGGTCGGTGCttgaggagctggaggacaaACTGCACTTCTTTGTGGAGGAGTGTGACTACCTTCAG ggTTTCCAGGTGCTGTGTGACCTGGCAGATGGCTTTGCAGGCctagggtcaaaggtcacagagatgctCCATGACTCCTATAGTGGAAGGGGAATCCTAACCTTTGGCTTAgcacctgtcagtcatccagaTTCG ACTCCGGTGAAGGATCTGTACCACCTGTTAAACTGCACTTTAGGCACCGTCCACATGGCCAACCACAGCTCTTTCTTCTGCCCTCTGACCCTGCGTGGTGGACTGGGCAGGCGGCCCTCCTCTCCGTCAGCGTTCCCCCACCTCTGTTATGAT CCCTCGCTCTGGTACCACTCCAGCTCAGTCCTGGCTTTGGCCCTGGACGCCATCACTGTGGCTTACAGGCTGAGGAACAACAGCATCCCTATGTGGCAGATGGCTGACACGCTGGCTGTCTCAGGAAGGAAG GTGGTAACTGCGTATGGTGCTGTCCCCTTTCCCATGATGCATGGCACCTCTCTCCCCGATGCACTGAGTGCCTGCGCTGATGCGTTGCCATGGAGGCCATTGTCAGCCTGTCCTGAAGCAGGCGATGGACGATGCTACGGCCAGTGGGCGACGCTCAAAGGCTTCGAAGGACAGAAACTGATCAG CTCTCTGGCTTCAGGGACTAAAGCACCCACTCCTCTGCACAGCCTCCACAGTGGGGAAGACATCCTGGCTTCCTACATCAGATCCTTCTATCCCTCAGCTCCTCT TGCTCTGCAGTTGGTGTCTGCTCCCAGTAAGCTGACACCCCCGTTCCCTCAGATATTCAGCCAATCCCTCGATGCTCAGGGCTTCCTGCAGAGCCAGCCGCCCCCACCTGGCT TTCCACCTCCAGTTGTCTCCTCTCTACCCGTCATGACTTCCCTCCAGTCGGGGCCTGCCCTCGACCCCTGGCTGTCTGAGCTGCATCGTGGTGCGAGCGCCTTTGACATCCGCCGTGTGGCCCCCAGCTTTCTCTCCCAGGGACCTGAAGTTGCAGACTACCAGGAGGCCCTGGAGCAGCTGCGTTTACTGGCCTGGTGTTACCGGGATGACAGCTGCGGTGTGATGCGCTCTTCCtctgaggaggatgatgatgactgA
- the srsf4 gene encoding serine/arginine-rich splicing factor 4 isoform X1, producing the protein MSRVYIGRLSWRAREKDVVRFFKGYGKILEVDLKNGYGFVEFDDPRDADDAVYDLNGKELCGERVIVEHTKGPRRDGGYGGRTLKGGYGRWRDRYGPPVRTDYRLIVENLSSRCSWQDLKDYMRQAGEVTYADTHKGRKNEGVIEFRLYADMKRALEKLDGTEVNGRKIRLIEDRPGARRRHSYSRSRSRSRSRSRSRRSRKSRSRSESSSRSRSRSRAASRSRSRSRSKKNKGKNKKDEEERSNGAQKNKDHSRSRSPKSKKSKKEGKKSKKEDSRSRSRSRSRSRSRSGIKDRSRKSGSKGREQPKSDDEGGEPEQGSRSRSRSPTESKSRARSKSKSKSHSPSPAKARSRSRSESRSKSRSPSRSQSRSRSRSRS; encoded by the exons ATGTCGAGGGTGTACATCGGAAGGTTGAGCTGGAGGGCCAGAGAAAAGGACGTGGTGAGGTTCTTCAAAGGCTACGGGAAGATACTCGAAGTCGACCTGAAAAACGG GTATGGATTTGTTGAATTTGATGACCCCCGTGACGCAGACGATGCTGTGTATGACCTGAATGGCAAAGAGCTGTGTGGAGAAAGGGTGATTGTGGAGCACACCAAGGGGCCCCGGCGTGACGGTGGCTATGGTGGAAGGA CCTTGAAAGGTGGATATGGACGCTGGAGAGACAGATACGGTCCACCTGTAAGGACAGATTATCGGCTTATTGTTGAGAATCTTTCCAGCCGCTGTAGCTGGCAAGACTTAAAG GACTACATGAGGCAGGCAGGGGAGGTGACTTACGCTGACACCCATAAGGGCCGGAAGAATGAGGGGGTGATAGAGTTCAGGCTGTATGCTGACATGAAGAGAGCTCTGGAGAAGCTTGACGGCACAGAGGTGAATGGCAGAAAGATCCGGCTGATCGAGGATCGCCCCGGTGCCAGGCGCCGCCACTCATATTCCCGCAGTCGCAGCCGCTCAAG GTCCCGCTCCAGGAGCAGGAGGTCTCGCAAGAGCCGCAGCCGCAGTGAGAGCAGCAGTCGCAGCCGCTCCCGCTCCAG AGCTGCATCCCGCTCCCGCAGCCGATCTCGTAGCAAGAAGAATAAGGGAAAGAACAAGAAGGACGAAGAGGAGCGCAGCAACGGCGCTCAGAAGAACAAGGATCACAGCAGGAGCCGCAGCCCCAAGAGCAAAAAGAGCAAAAAAGAAGGGAAGAAGAGCAAGAAGGAGGATTCCAGGTCCAGATCTCGCTCTCGTTCCAGGTCCCGTTCCAGATCGGGAATCAAAGATCGCTCAAGAAAATCTGGCTCAAAGGGCCGCGAGCAGCCCAAGAGTGACGACGAAGGAGGTGAGCCCGAACAGGGCTCCCGGTCCCGTTCCCGCTCTCCCACCGAGTCCAAATCCAGAGCCAGGTCTAAGTCAAAGTCCAAATCTCATTCCCCCTCCCCTGCCAAAGCTAGGTCCCGCTCCCGATCAGAGTCTCGCTCCAAATCTCGTTCTCCCTCCCGCTCCCAGTCTCGTTCTCGCTCCCGTTCCCGCTCCTAG
- the msto1 gene encoding protein misato homolog 1 isoform X4, which yields MSSLCREVVTLQLGHYSNFVGTHWWNLQDASLSYDPESPPCEVQSDVVFREGQTLGGHVTYTPRLIAMDLKGSLRTLRQQGSLYESGKDTSAVTWEGSVMMHEESPPVKNSFLEDLDKLDGEILAEADFSPQPQCLGSVNVDTVNNHLARIQKSYRLEGSVKVWSDFLRIHLHPRTISVVHPDGVSNRLEAFGQGDSLLQGSVLEELEDKLHFFVEECDYLQGFQVLCDLADGFAGLGSKVTEMLHDSYSGRGILTFGLAPVSHPDSTPVKDLYHLLNCTLGTVHMANHSSFFCPLTLRGGLGRRPSSPSAFPHLCYDPSLWYHSSSVLALALDAITVAYRLRNNSIPMWQMADTLAVSGRKVVTAYGAVPFPMMHGTSLPDALSACADALPWRPLSACPEAGDGRCYGQWATLKGFEGQKLISSLASGTKAPTPLHSLHSGEDILASYIRSFYPSAPLALQLVSAPSKLTPPFPQIFSQSLDAQGFLQSQPPPPGFPPPVVSSLPVMTSLQSGPALDPWLSELHRGASAFDIRRVAPSFLSQGPEVADYQEALEQLRLLAWCYRDDSCGVMRSSSEEDDDD from the exons ATGAGCAGCCTCTGCAGAGAAGTCGTCACTCTCCAGCTCGGACATTATTCAAACTTTGTGGGCACTCACTGGTGGAACTTACAG GATGCGTCTTTATCGTATGACCCAGAGTCGCCTCCTTGTGAGGTCCAGAGTGATGTTGTGTTCCGTGAGGGACAGACTTTGGGTGGACACGTCACCTACACACCACGGCTCATTGCCATGGATCTCAAAG GGAGTCTTCGTACGCTGCGGCAGCAGGGAAGTCTGTACGAATCAGGCAAAGACACATCTGCTGTCACGTG GGAAGGAAGTGTCATGATGCACGAAGAAAGTCCTCCTGTAAAGAACTCTTTTCTTGAAGATCTGGACAAGTTGGAT GGGGAGATACTTGCAGAGGCAGATTTTTCcccacagcctcagtgtttag GCTCAGTGAATGTGGACACAGTCAACAATCACCTGGCTCGCATACAGAAGAGCTACCGGCTGGAAGGCAGCGTGAAGGTGTGGTCCGACTTCCTGAGGATCCACCTGCACCCACGGACCATCTCTGTCGTCCACCCGGATGG agtgtccAACCGTCTGGAGGCTTTCGGTCAGGGAGATTCTCTGCTGCAGGGGTCGGTGCttgaggagctggaggacaaACTGCACTTCTTTGTGGAGGAGTGTGACTACCTTCAG ggTTTCCAGGTGCTGTGTGACCTGGCAGATGGCTTTGCAGGCctagggtcaaaggtcacagagatgctCCATGACTCCTATAGTGGAAGGGGAATCCTAACCTTTGGCTTAgcacctgtcagtcatccagaTTCG ACTCCGGTGAAGGATCTGTACCACCTGTTAAACTGCACTTTAGGCACCGTCCACATGGCCAACCACAGCTCTTTCTTCTGCCCTCTGACCCTGCGTGGTGGACTGGGCAGGCGGCCCTCCTCTCCGTCAGCGTTCCCCCACCTCTGTTATGAT CCCTCGCTCTGGTACCACTCCAGCTCAGTCCTGGCTTTGGCCCTGGACGCCATCACTGTGGCTTACAGGCTGAGGAACAACAGCATCCCTATGTGGCAGATGGCTGACACGCTGGCTGTCTCAGGAAGGAAG GTGGTAACTGCGTATGGTGCTGTCCCCTTTCCCATGATGCATGGCACCTCTCTCCCCGATGCACTGAGTGCCTGCGCTGATGCGTTGCCATGGAGGCCATTGTCAGCCTGTCCTGAAGCAGGCGATGGACGATGCTACGGCCAGTGGGCGACGCTCAAAGGCTTCGAAGGACAGAAACTGATCAG CTCTCTGGCTTCAGGGACTAAAGCACCCACTCCTCTGCACAGCCTCCACAGTGGGGAAGACATCCTGGCTTCCTACATCAGATCCTTCTATCCCTCAGCTCCTCT TGCTCTGCAGTTGGTGTCTGCTCCCAGTAAGCTGACACCCCCGTTCCCTCAGATATTCAGCCAATCCCTCGATGCTCAGGGCTTCCTGCAGAGCCAGCCGCCCCCACCTGGCT TTCCACCTCCAGTTGTCTCCTCTCTACCCGTCATGACTTCCCTCCAGTCGGGGCCTGCCCTCGACCCCTGGCTGTCTGAGCTGCATCGTGGTGCGAGCGCCTTTGACATCCGCCGTGTGGCCCCCAGCTTTCTCTCCCAGGGACCTGAAGTTGCAGACTACCAGGAGGCCCTGGAGCAGCTGCGTTTACTGGCCTGGTGTTACCGGGATGACAGCTGCGGTGTGATGCGCTCTTCCtctgaggaggatgatgatgactgA
- the msto1 gene encoding protein misato homolog 1 isoform X2 has product MSSLCREVVTLQLGHYSNFVGTHWWNLQDASLSYDPESPPCEVQSDVVFREGQTLGGHVTYTPRLIAMDLKGSLRTLRQQGSLYESGKDTSAVTWEGSVMMHEESPPVKNSFLEDLDKLDGEILAEADFSPQPQCLAGSVNVDTVNNHLARIQKSYRLEGSVKVWSDFLRIHLHPRTISVVHPDGVSNRLEAFGQGDSLLQGSVLEELEDKLHFFVEECDYLQGFQVLCDLADGFAGLGSKVTEMLHDSYSGRGILTFGLAPVSHPDSTPVKDLYHLLNCTLGTVHMANHSSFFCPLTLRGGLGRRPSSPSAFPHLCYDPSLWYHSSSVLALALDAITVAYRLRNNSIPMWQMADTLAVSGRKVVTAYGAVPFPMMHGTSLPDALSACADALPWRPLSACPEAGDGRCYGQWATLKGFEGQKLISSLASGTKAPTPLHSLHSGEDILASYIRSFYPSAPLALQLVSAPSKLTPPFPQIFSQSLDAQGFLQSQPPPPGFPPPVVSSLPVMTSLQSGPALDPWLSELHRGASAFDIRRVAPSFLSQGPEVADYQEALEQLRLLAWCYRDDSCGVMRSSSEEDDDD; this is encoded by the exons ATGAGCAGCCTCTGCAGAGAAGTCGTCACTCTCCAGCTCGGACATTATTCAAACTTTGTGGGCACTCACTGGTGGAACTTACAG GATGCGTCTTTATCGTATGACCCAGAGTCGCCTCCTTGTGAGGTCCAGAGTGATGTTGTGTTCCGTGAGGGACAGACTTTGGGTGGACACGTCACCTACACACCACGGCTCATTGCCATGGATCTCAAAG GGAGTCTTCGTACGCTGCGGCAGCAGGGAAGTCTGTACGAATCAGGCAAAGACACATCTGCTGTCACGTG GGAAGGAAGTGTCATGATGCACGAAGAAAGTCCTCCTGTAAAGAACTCTTTTCTTGAAGATCTGGACAAGTTGGAT GGGGAGATACTTGCAGAGGCAGATTTTTCcccacagcctcagtgtttag CAGGCTCAGTGAATGTGGACACAGTCAACAATCACCTGGCTCGCATACAGAAGAGCTACCGGCTGGAAGGCAGCGTGAAGGTGTGGTCCGACTTCCTGAGGATCCACCTGCACCCACGGACCATCTCTGTCGTCCACCCGGATGG agtgtccAACCGTCTGGAGGCTTTCGGTCAGGGAGATTCTCTGCTGCAGGGGTCGGTGCttgaggagctggaggacaaACTGCACTTCTTTGTGGAGGAGTGTGACTACCTTCAG ggTTTCCAGGTGCTGTGTGACCTGGCAGATGGCTTTGCAGGCctagggtcaaaggtcacagagatgctCCATGACTCCTATAGTGGAAGGGGAATCCTAACCTTTGGCTTAgcacctgtcagtcatccagaTTCG ACTCCGGTGAAGGATCTGTACCACCTGTTAAACTGCACTTTAGGCACCGTCCACATGGCCAACCACAGCTCTTTCTTCTGCCCTCTGACCCTGCGTGGTGGACTGGGCAGGCGGCCCTCCTCTCCGTCAGCGTTCCCCCACCTCTGTTATGAT CCCTCGCTCTGGTACCACTCCAGCTCAGTCCTGGCTTTGGCCCTGGACGCCATCACTGTGGCTTACAGGCTGAGGAACAACAGCATCCCTATGTGGCAGATGGCTGACACGCTGGCTGTCTCAGGAAGGAAG GTGGTAACTGCGTATGGTGCTGTCCCCTTTCCCATGATGCATGGCACCTCTCTCCCCGATGCACTGAGTGCCTGCGCTGATGCGTTGCCATGGAGGCCATTGTCAGCCTGTCCTGAAGCAGGCGATGGACGATGCTACGGCCAGTGGGCGACGCTCAAAGGCTTCGAAGGACAGAAACTGATCAG CTCTCTGGCTTCAGGGACTAAAGCACCCACTCCTCTGCACAGCCTCCACAGTGGGGAAGACATCCTGGCTTCCTACATCAGATCCTTCTATCCCTCAGCTCCTCT TGCTCTGCAGTTGGTGTCTGCTCCCAGTAAGCTGACACCCCCGTTCCCTCAGATATTCAGCCAATCCCTCGATGCTCAGGGCTTCCTGCAGAGCCAGCCGCCCCCACCTGGCT TTCCACCTCCAGTTGTCTCCTCTCTACCCGTCATGACTTCCCTCCAGTCGGGGCCTGCCCTCGACCCCTGGCTGTCTGAGCTGCATCGTGGTGCGAGCGCCTTTGACATCCGCCGTGTGGCCCCCAGCTTTCTCTCCCAGGGACCTGAAGTTGCAGACTACCAGGAGGCCCTGGAGCAGCTGCGTTTACTGGCCTGGTGTTACCGGGATGACAGCTGCGGTGTGATGCGCTCTTCCtctgaggaggatgatgatgactgA
- the msto1 gene encoding protein misato homolog 1 isoform X3: protein MSSLCREVVTLQLGHYSNFVGTHWWNLQDASLSYDPESPPCEVQSDVVFREGQTLGGHVTYTPRLIAMDLKGSLRTLRQQGSLYESGKDTSAVTWEGSVMMHEESPPVKNSFLEDLDKLDKGEILAEADFSPQPQCLGSVNVDTVNNHLARIQKSYRLEGSVKVWSDFLRIHLHPRTISVVHPDGVSNRLEAFGQGDSLLQGSVLEELEDKLHFFVEECDYLQGFQVLCDLADGFAGLGSKVTEMLHDSYSGRGILTFGLAPVSHPDSTPVKDLYHLLNCTLGTVHMANHSSFFCPLTLRGGLGRRPSSPSAFPHLCYDPSLWYHSSSVLALALDAITVAYRLRNNSIPMWQMADTLAVSGRKVVTAYGAVPFPMMHGTSLPDALSACADALPWRPLSACPEAGDGRCYGQWATLKGFEGQKLISSLASGTKAPTPLHSLHSGEDILASYIRSFYPSAPLALQLVSAPSKLTPPFPQIFSQSLDAQGFLQSQPPPPGFPPPVVSSLPVMTSLQSGPALDPWLSELHRGASAFDIRRVAPSFLSQGPEVADYQEALEQLRLLAWCYRDDSCGVMRSSSEEDDDD from the exons ATGAGCAGCCTCTGCAGAGAAGTCGTCACTCTCCAGCTCGGACATTATTCAAACTTTGTGGGCACTCACTGGTGGAACTTACAG GATGCGTCTTTATCGTATGACCCAGAGTCGCCTCCTTGTGAGGTCCAGAGTGATGTTGTGTTCCGTGAGGGACAGACTTTGGGTGGACACGTCACCTACACACCACGGCTCATTGCCATGGATCTCAAAG GGAGTCTTCGTACGCTGCGGCAGCAGGGAAGTCTGTACGAATCAGGCAAAGACACATCTGCTGTCACGTG GGAAGGAAGTGTCATGATGCACGAAGAAAGTCCTCCTGTAAAGAACTCTTTTCTTGAAGATCTGGACAAGTTGGAT AAGGGGGAGATACTTGCAGAGGCAGATTTTTCcccacagcctcagtgtttag GCTCAGTGAATGTGGACACAGTCAACAATCACCTGGCTCGCATACAGAAGAGCTACCGGCTGGAAGGCAGCGTGAAGGTGTGGTCCGACTTCCTGAGGATCCACCTGCACCCACGGACCATCTCTGTCGTCCACCCGGATGG agtgtccAACCGTCTGGAGGCTTTCGGTCAGGGAGATTCTCTGCTGCAGGGGTCGGTGCttgaggagctggaggacaaACTGCACTTCTTTGTGGAGGAGTGTGACTACCTTCAG ggTTTCCAGGTGCTGTGTGACCTGGCAGATGGCTTTGCAGGCctagggtcaaaggtcacagagatgctCCATGACTCCTATAGTGGAAGGGGAATCCTAACCTTTGGCTTAgcacctgtcagtcatccagaTTCG ACTCCGGTGAAGGATCTGTACCACCTGTTAAACTGCACTTTAGGCACCGTCCACATGGCCAACCACAGCTCTTTCTTCTGCCCTCTGACCCTGCGTGGTGGACTGGGCAGGCGGCCCTCCTCTCCGTCAGCGTTCCCCCACCTCTGTTATGAT CCCTCGCTCTGGTACCACTCCAGCTCAGTCCTGGCTTTGGCCCTGGACGCCATCACTGTGGCTTACAGGCTGAGGAACAACAGCATCCCTATGTGGCAGATGGCTGACACGCTGGCTGTCTCAGGAAGGAAG GTGGTAACTGCGTATGGTGCTGTCCCCTTTCCCATGATGCATGGCACCTCTCTCCCCGATGCACTGAGTGCCTGCGCTGATGCGTTGCCATGGAGGCCATTGTCAGCCTGTCCTGAAGCAGGCGATGGACGATGCTACGGCCAGTGGGCGACGCTCAAAGGCTTCGAAGGACAGAAACTGATCAG CTCTCTGGCTTCAGGGACTAAAGCACCCACTCCTCTGCACAGCCTCCACAGTGGGGAAGACATCCTGGCTTCCTACATCAGATCCTTCTATCCCTCAGCTCCTCT TGCTCTGCAGTTGGTGTCTGCTCCCAGTAAGCTGACACCCCCGTTCCCTCAGATATTCAGCCAATCCCTCGATGCTCAGGGCTTCCTGCAGAGCCAGCCGCCCCCACCTGGCT TTCCACCTCCAGTTGTCTCCTCTCTACCCGTCATGACTTCCCTCCAGTCGGGGCCTGCCCTCGACCCCTGGCTGTCTGAGCTGCATCGTGGTGCGAGCGCCTTTGACATCCGCCGTGTGGCCCCCAGCTTTCTCTCCCAGGGACCTGAAGTTGCAGACTACCAGGAGGCCCTGGAGCAGCTGCGTTTACTGGCCTGGTGTTACCGGGATGACAGCTGCGGTGTGATGCGCTCTTCCtctgaggaggatgatgatgactgA
- the LOC114430384 gene encoding XK-related protein 8-like yields the protein MESGTFSKYSWIDFAFSVIGVCTFLVDWASDVWVATEFYCRGDFYWFGVLVGLMLLSSVVVQMFSWFWFKYDRELPGFGAQTGPGTVLFGNKVKLFCLLHVLQLGFLCRHISAIRQGFRVWWRKEEGSEYAVYLTHDLSMLRLIETFCESAPQLTLMIYVILRTNKARTVQFVSIAASTTSIAWMVVDYHRSLRSFLPDKAKQGWGSSLIYFLWNLLLIAPRVAALALFSSVLPGYIGVHFLMLWCVFLLWVWQQRTSFMDSVCGEWLYRATVGLIWYFSWFNVAEGRTRGRSIIYHSFITTDGGILLVTWWCYRDPVQSEPYALALLITLPLTYFLGLLFKSLYYCCFHPKLWRPPVRDAGLPDDLPDSEVSFRDFSIQDNSLSTQLLNKRMACHAAHFYTKQGKPNTSTNRAESSQL from the exons ATGGAGAGCGGTACTTTCTCAAAATATTCCTGGATCGACTTCGCCTTCTCCGTGATAGGAGTGTGTACTTTCCTCGTGGACTGGGCCTCTGACGTGTGGGTGGCCACGGAGTTTTACTGCCGTGGGGACTTTTACTGGTTCGGGGTGCTGGTCGGCCTCATGTTGCTGTCGTCCGTCGTGGTCCAGATGTTTAGCTGGTTCTGGTTCAAGTACGACCGAGAGCTGCCGGGCTTCGGGGCACAGACCGGGCCAGGGACGGTGCTGTTCGGGAACAAAGTGAAGCTCTTCTGCCTGTTGCATGTGCTGCAGCTGGGCTTCCTGTGCAG GCACATCTCCGCCATACGCCAAGGCTTCAGGGTGTGGTGGCGTAAAGAGGAAGGCTCCGAGTACGCCGTTTACCTGACCCACGACCTCAGCATGCTACGCCTCATCGAGACGTTCTGTGAGAGTGCCCCACAGCTCACGTTGATGATCTACGTCATTCTGCGCACCAACAAGGCCCGGACGGTTCAGT TTGTCAGCATTGCTGCGTCGACCACATCCATCGCCTGGATGGTGGTGGATTACCACCGCTCACTGCGCTCCTTCCTCCCAGACAAAGCCAAACAGGGCTGGGGTTCCTCCTTGATCTACTTCCTGTGGAACCTGCTGCTCATCGCCCCGCGGGTGGCGGCCCTCGCCCTCTTTTCCTCTGTCCTGCCCGGGTACATTGGCGTCCACTTTCTGATGCTGTGGTGCGTCTTCCTGCTGTGGGTGTGGCAGCAGAGGACGAGTTTTAtggacagcgtgtgtggcgagTGGCTCTATCGGGCCACCGTGGGGCTCATATGGTACTTCAGCTGGTTTAATGTGGCAGAGGGTCGGACCAGAGGGAGGAGCATCATCTACCACTCCTTCATCACCACAGATGGAGGAATCCTGCTGGTGACCTGGTGGTGCTACAGAGATCCGGTCCAGAGCGAGCCATACGCCCTGGCCCTGCTCATCACTCTACCTCTCACGTACTTCCTGGGACTGCTCTTCAAATCCCTCTACTACTGCTGCTTCCACCCTAAACTGTGGAGGCCTCCTGTGAGAGACGCCGGGCTTCCCGACGATCTGCCCGACTCAGAAGTGTCCTTCAGAGACTTTTCCATCCAGGACAACTCCCTATCGACTCAGCTTCTCAACAAACGAATGGCCTGCCATGCTGCTCATTTTTACACAAAGCAAGGAAAGcccaacacaagcacaaacagaGCTGAATCCTCACAGCTGTGA
- the srsf4 gene encoding serine/arginine-rich splicing factor 4 isoform X2, with protein MSRVYIGRLSWRAREKDVVRFFKGYGKILEVDLKNGYGFVEFDDPRDADDAVYDLNGKELCGERVIVEHTKGPRRDGGYGGRSGYGRWRDRYGPPVRTDYRLIVENLSSRCSWQDLKDYMRQAGEVTYADTHKGRKNEGVIEFRLYADMKRALEKLDGTEVNGRKIRLIEDRPGARRRHSYSRSRSRSRSRSRSRRSRKSRSRSESSSRSRSRSRAASRSRSRSRSKKNKGKNKKDEEERSNGAQKNKDHSRSRSPKSKKSKKEGKKSKKEDSRSRSRSRSRSRSRSGIKDRSRKSGSKGREQPKSDDEGGEPEQGSRSRSRSPTESKSRARSKSKSKSHSPSPAKARSRSRSESRSKSRSPSRSQSRSRSRSRS; from the exons ATGTCGAGGGTGTACATCGGAAGGTTGAGCTGGAGGGCCAGAGAAAAGGACGTGGTGAGGTTCTTCAAAGGCTACGGGAAGATACTCGAAGTCGACCTGAAAAACGG GTATGGATTTGTTGAATTTGATGACCCCCGTGACGCAGACGATGCTGTGTATGACCTGAATGGCAAAGAGCTGTGTGGAGAAAGGGTGATTGTGGAGCACACCAAGGGGCCCCGGCGTGACGGTGGCTATGGTGGAAGGA GTGGATATGGACGCTGGAGAGACAGATACGGTCCACCTGTAAGGACAGATTATCGGCTTATTGTTGAGAATCTTTCCAGCCGCTGTAGCTGGCAAGACTTAAAG GACTACATGAGGCAGGCAGGGGAGGTGACTTACGCTGACACCCATAAGGGCCGGAAGAATGAGGGGGTGATAGAGTTCAGGCTGTATGCTGACATGAAGAGAGCTCTGGAGAAGCTTGACGGCACAGAGGTGAATGGCAGAAAGATCCGGCTGATCGAGGATCGCCCCGGTGCCAGGCGCCGCCACTCATATTCCCGCAGTCGCAGCCGCTCAAG GTCCCGCTCCAGGAGCAGGAGGTCTCGCAAGAGCCGCAGCCGCAGTGAGAGCAGCAGTCGCAGCCGCTCCCGCTCCAG AGCTGCATCCCGCTCCCGCAGCCGATCTCGTAGCAAGAAGAATAAGGGAAAGAACAAGAAGGACGAAGAGGAGCGCAGCAACGGCGCTCAGAAGAACAAGGATCACAGCAGGAGCCGCAGCCCCAAGAGCAAAAAGAGCAAAAAAGAAGGGAAGAAGAGCAAGAAGGAGGATTCCAGGTCCAGATCTCGCTCTCGTTCCAGGTCCCGTTCCAGATCGGGAATCAAAGATCGCTCAAGAAAATCTGGCTCAAAGGGCCGCGAGCAGCCCAAGAGTGACGACGAAGGAGGTGAGCCCGAACAGGGCTCCCGGTCCCGTTCCCGCTCTCCCACCGAGTCCAAATCCAGAGCCAGGTCTAAGTCAAAGTCCAAATCTCATTCCCCCTCCCCTGCCAAAGCTAGGTCCCGCTCCCGATCAGAGTCTCGCTCCAAATCTCGTTCTCCCTCCCGCTCCCAGTCTCGTTCTCGCTCCCGTTCCCGCTCCTAG